Proteins from a single region of Stutzerimonas stutzeri:
- the arcC gene encoding carbamate kinase produces the protein MRIVVALGGNALLRRGEPLSAENQRENVRIACTQIARIAPGNELVVAHGNGPQVGLLALQGAAYKDVPTYPLDVLGAETEGMIGYIIEQELGNLLPFEVPFATLLTQVEVDAADPAFQKPTKPIGPVYSREEAEQLAKEKGWSIAADGDRFRRVVPSPRPKRIFEIRPISWLLEKGSVVICAGGGGIPTVYDQNGRLQGVEAVIDKDLCSALLAEQLNADLLVIATDVDGAYLNWGTPEQRRIHEAHPDELERLGFAAGSMGPKVQAACEFARNTGKVAVIGSLGDIEAIVQGSAGTRVSLAAGDSL, from the coding sequence ATGCGTATCGTAGTCGCACTGGGCGGTAATGCCCTGCTTCGCAGAGGGGAGCCTTTAAGCGCGGAGAACCAGCGCGAGAATGTGAGGATTGCGTGCACCCAGATTGCACGGATCGCGCCGGGCAACGAACTGGTGGTGGCCCACGGGAACGGCCCGCAAGTCGGACTGCTGGCATTGCAGGGAGCGGCCTACAAGGATGTTCCCACCTACCCCTTGGATGTGCTGGGTGCGGAAACCGAGGGCATGATCGGCTACATCATCGAGCAGGAGCTGGGCAACCTCCTCCCGTTCGAGGTGCCCTTCGCCACCTTGCTGACGCAGGTGGAGGTAGATGCCGCCGACCCGGCCTTCCAGAAACCCACCAAACCGATCGGACCAGTCTACAGCCGCGAAGAGGCTGAGCAGTTGGCCAAGGAAAAAGGCTGGAGCATTGCCGCCGACGGAGACCGTTTTCGCCGCGTTGTGCCGAGCCCAAGGCCGAAGCGCATTTTCGAGATCCGACCGATCAGCTGGCTGCTGGAGAAAGGCAGCGTAGTGATCTGCGCCGGTGGCGGAGGAATCCCTACCGTGTATGACCAGAACGGTCGGCTGCAAGGCGTGGAGGCAGTGATCGACAAAGATCTGTGCTCGGCTCTGCTGGCCGAACAGCTGAACGCAGACCTGCTGGTAATCGCCACTGACGTCGATGGCGCTTATCTGAACTGGGGAACACCAGAGCAGCGCCGCATCCATGAAGCGCATCCCGACGAACTGGAGCGCCTGGGCTTCGCTGCGGGCTCCATGGGCCCGAAGGTACAAGCAGCCTGCGAGTTCGCTCGCAACACCGGCAAGGTCGCGGTGATCGGCTCGCTGGGTGATATCGAAGC